One window of the Runella slithyformis DSM 19594 genome contains the following:
- a CDS encoding GumC family protein, producing MTNNDSKFWEEPEEEFNLKLTLSKYLRNWYWFILSVVVAVLAAFFYLRYATPIYKSSAILLIKDEKKGGLGGMDALKDLELFTGNKLVENEMEVLKSRALLERVVNDLNLTVSYFQKGEVRSTEEIFGTSPIWVQAGKLNEAAYKEPLWIRVINRNQYELQDKGGSPKGKFTFSDNVKSEYGLFRVFLVDSLYRHDNDRIQIRFAHKESLIQNYQDLLQVELMNQKSTVLKLSLEDPLPNKGRAILAKLLDAYTYSALTDKNREATNTMTFIDDRLRLITGELGDVEKDVEVYKSSQGITDLSAEANLFLEKVKENDGKLNEVDIQLKILEGVDAYLRSSQLGIAPATLMVTDPVLTGLLAKLNELDNQREKYARTTQANNPLLETVTTQIANTKAAIRENIANQKQGLIITRNSLQSLNNRFESSIRTIPRKEREFVNIKRQQGIKESLYLLLLEKREETAISYASTVTDSRIVDDPYSTPKPVKPKGNIVYLIALLAGLGIPFAFINVRNLLNDKIESRAEIEEKVKGVPILGEVAQKPKNVDGPLLDTNSRNIIIEQFRTLRTNLSYLLKTERSSKRILFTSTISGEGKSFIALNLASSLAKAGHKVVLVNADIRKPKLHEYLQMPNEVGLVNYLIGKKSVKEVTQPTKVENLHFISSGPIPPNPAELIGSSQMADLVLELESLYEYIFIDCSPNGLVTDALLIAPLVDATLYIIRHEKTPKFALGPLAVLYREQKMPSMAIIYNGVKGSGGYGYGYGYGYGYGYGYGYGYGYYGDTPKPLWKRVLNKS from the coding sequence ATGACGAATAATGATTCTAAATTTTGGGAAGAGCCGGAAGAGGAATTTAACCTGAAATTGACCCTGAGTAAATACCTGCGCAATTGGTATTGGTTTATCCTATCTGTAGTGGTGGCAGTACTGGCGGCCTTCTTTTACCTGCGCTACGCCACCCCAATCTACAAAAGCAGCGCCATCCTGCTCATCAAAGATGAGAAAAAAGGGGGGCTTGGAGGCATGGATGCCCTCAAAGATTTGGAGCTTTTTACAGGCAATAAACTCGTGGAAAACGAGATGGAAGTGCTCAAATCTCGTGCGTTACTAGAACGCGTGGTAAATGACCTTAACCTCACAGTGTCCTATTTTCAAAAAGGCGAGGTCCGTTCCACGGAAGAGATTTTTGGGACATCTCCGATCTGGGTACAGGCGGGGAAACTGAATGAAGCCGCTTACAAAGAGCCACTTTGGATCCGGGTCATCAACCGCAACCAATACGAACTACAGGATAAAGGCGGCTCGCCTAAAGGAAAGTTTACGTTCAGCGACAACGTCAAAAGTGAGTATGGCCTGTTCCGGGTGTTTTTGGTGGATTCCCTCTACCGCCATGATAATGACCGAATTCAGATCCGCTTTGCCCACAAAGAATCACTGATCCAGAATTACCAAGATTTGCTGCAGGTGGAATTGATGAATCAAAAGAGTACCGTGCTCAAACTTAGCCTGGAAGATCCGCTGCCCAACAAGGGCCGCGCCATTCTGGCCAAATTATTGGATGCGTATACCTACTCGGCGCTCACCGACAAAAACCGCGAAGCCACCAACACCATGACCTTCATCGACGACCGTCTGCGACTCATCACGGGAGAGCTGGGCGACGTGGAAAAAGATGTGGAAGTGTACAAAAGCAGTCAGGGCATCACCGACCTAAGCGCCGAGGCTAACCTCTTTCTGGAAAAAGTAAAGGAAAACGACGGCAAGCTGAACGAAGTCGACATTCAGCTCAAGATCCTCGAAGGGGTCGATGCCTACCTTCGAAGCAGCCAATTGGGGATCGCCCCCGCCACCCTGATGGTCACCGACCCCGTATTGACGGGATTGCTGGCCAAACTGAACGAGTTGGATAACCAACGCGAAAAATACGCCCGCACCACGCAGGCAAACAACCCCCTGCTGGAAACCGTGACGACCCAGATCGCCAATACCAAAGCGGCCATCCGGGAAAACATCGCCAACCAAAAGCAGGGATTGATCATTACCCGCAACAGCCTGCAAAGCCTCAATAACCGCTTTGAGTCCTCCATTCGCACCATTCCGCGCAAGGAACGGGAGTTTGTGAACATCAAACGTCAGCAGGGCATCAAAGAAAGCCTCTATTTGCTATTGTTGGAAAAACGCGAAGAAACGGCCATTTCCTACGCCTCTACCGTGACCGACAGCCGCATTGTAGATGATCCGTACAGCACCCCCAAACCCGTAAAACCCAAAGGCAATATCGTGTACCTGATCGCGCTGTTGGCGGGCTTAGGCATTCCGTTCGCTTTCATCAACGTGCGCAACCTGCTCAACGACAAGATCGAATCCCGGGCTGAGATCGAAGAGAAAGTCAAGGGCGTACCTATCCTGGGAGAAGTGGCCCAAAAACCCAAAAATGTGGACGGCCCGCTGTTGGATACCAACAGCCGAAACATCATTATTGAACAGTTTCGGACCCTGCGTACCAATTTAAGTTATTTGCTCAAAACCGAAAGAAGTTCCAAAAGGATATTGTTCACCTCCACCATTTCGGGCGAGGGCAAAAGTTTTATAGCCCTCAATTTAGCCTCCAGCCTGGCCAAAGCGGGCCACAAGGTCGTGTTGGTCAACGCCGACATCCGGAAGCCCAAGCTGCACGAATACCTTCAAATGCCCAATGAGGTCGGTTTGGTCAATTACCTCATCGGCAAAAAGAGCGTGAAGGAAGTCACTCAGCCTACGAAGGTTGAAAACCTCCACTTTATTTCCAGCGGACCTATTCCGCCCAACCCCGCCGAACTGATCGGCAGCTCCCAAATGGCCGACCTGGTGCTCGAACTCGAAAGCCTGTATGAGTATATTTTCATTGACTGCTCGCCCAACGGCCTTGTGACCGATGCGCTGCTCATTGCTCCATTGGTGGATGCTACCCTCTACATCATTCGCCACGAAAAAACCCCTAAGTTTGCCTTGGGTCCTTTGGCAGTCTTGTACCGCGAACAGAAAATGCCTTCGATGGCCATCATTTATAATGGTGTCAAAGGTTCAGGAGGTTATGGTTATGGTTATGGTTATGGTTATGGTTATGGTTATGGTTATGGTTATGGTTATGGGTACTATGGTGACACCCCCAAACCCCTTTGGAAAAGAGTACTTAATAAATCCTAA
- a CDS encoding polysaccharide biosynthesis/export family protein, with product MRNFLKISGITLLFFSVLSSAFFTSCVTVDTRKITYFQSADTLPYQVLPPITPHVTRIQPDDILAVTVSSLSEESNVVFNFPNINALNTTVYPAAMGGGQMGRQPLGYLVDSTGTIEMPLVGKVKVTNMSLAQASDTIKVRLLNYLKEPTVNVRYLNHKFTVIGEVNRPSVINLLDDHTSLPEALGMAGDLTIYGLRKNVMLIRTEKDKREVVRIDLTSRDFFNSPYYYLRNNDVIYVDVNKGKVTFTDQRVQQLQLIPIFTGIATTIVVILNLLK from the coding sequence ATGCGTAATTTCTTGAAAATTTCCGGCATTACCCTGCTTTTTTTTAGTGTACTCAGTTCCGCCTTCTTTACTTCCTGTGTGACCGTGGATACCCGCAAGATCACTTATTTTCAAAGTGCCGACACCCTGCCTTATCAGGTGTTGCCCCCCATTACCCCGCACGTGACCCGCATCCAACCCGATGACATTCTGGCCGTAACCGTGAGCAGCTTGAGCGAAGAATCCAATGTCGTATTTAATTTTCCCAATATCAACGCGCTGAATACAACCGTGTATCCCGCTGCGATGGGAGGGGGGCAAATGGGCCGTCAACCCCTGGGTTATTTGGTGGATTCAACCGGAACCATTGAAATGCCCTTGGTGGGCAAAGTGAAAGTAACGAACATGAGCCTGGCGCAGGCAAGTGATACCATCAAAGTACGGCTGCTGAATTACCTCAAAGAACCGACCGTAAACGTACGTTACCTGAACCATAAATTTACGGTGATCGGGGAAGTGAACCGCCCCTCGGTCATTAACCTGCTGGATGATCATACCTCCCTGCCCGAAGCGCTCGGGATGGCGGGCGACCTGACCATTTACGGGTTGCGGAAAAACGTGATGCTCATCCGGACCGAAAAGGATAAACGCGAAGTGGTACGCATTGACCTGACCTCCCGCGATTTTTTCAACTCCCCCTACTACTATCTGCGCAACAACGACGTCATCTACGTAGACGTAAACAAAGGAAAAGTAACCTTTACCGATCAGCGCGTGCAGCAATTGCAGCTCATCCCCATTTTCACGGGCATTGCCACGACGATTGTCGTGATTTTGAATCTTTTGAAATAA
- the ahcY gene encoding adenosylhomocysteinase, translating to MSTATGTYVPYKVKDITLAEWGRKEMRLAEAEMPGLMALRAEYGESKPLKGARIAGCLHMTIQTAVLIETLTALGAEVTWSSCNIFSTQDHAAAAIAAAGISVYAWKGMTAEEFDWCIEQTLFFGEERQPLNMILDDGGDLTNMVFDLYPELIDGIGGLSEETTTGVHRLYERMKNGTLYLPAINVNDSVTKSKFDNKYGCKESLVDAIRRATDLMLAGKVAVVAGYGDVGKGSAESLRGAGCRVLVTEIDPICALQAAMDGYEVVTMDEAATRANIFVTATGNINIIKPRHFQTMRDKAVVCNIGHFDNEIDMAWLNANYGQTKVQIKPQVDLYEIDGKEVIVLAEGRLVNLGCAMGHPSFVMSNSFCNQTLAQIELYTNPGKYEKQVYILPKHLDEKVAKLHLEHIGAKLEILEEEQASYIGVTVAGPFKSEMYRY from the coding sequence ATGTCAACAGCAACCGGAACGTACGTACCGTACAAAGTAAAAGACATTACCCTGGCCGAGTGGGGCCGCAAAGAAATGCGTTTGGCGGAAGCCGAAATGCCCGGCTTAATGGCCCTCCGTGCCGAATATGGCGAGTCCAAGCCCCTGAAAGGTGCGCGTATCGCCGGATGTCTGCACATGACCATCCAAACCGCCGTATTGATCGAAACTCTCACGGCCCTCGGCGCGGAAGTGACCTGGTCTTCGTGTAACATTTTCTCGACGCAGGACCACGCCGCTGCCGCCATCGCCGCTGCCGGTATCTCGGTCTACGCGTGGAAAGGCATGACCGCCGAAGAATTTGACTGGTGCATCGAACAAACGCTGTTTTTCGGCGAAGAGCGTCAGCCGCTCAATATGATCCTCGACGACGGCGGTGATCTCACCAACATGGTGTTTGACCTCTATCCCGAGTTGATCGACGGCATCGGCGGGTTGTCGGAAGAAACCACCACGGGTGTGCACCGGTTGTATGAGCGCATGAAAAACGGCACCCTGTACCTGCCGGCAATCAATGTGAACGATTCTGTGACCAAATCGAAATTTGATAACAAATACGGCTGCAAAGAGTCATTGGTGGACGCGATCCGTCGTGCCACCGACCTCATGTTGGCCGGTAAAGTGGCCGTGGTAGCCGGCTACGGCGACGTAGGCAAAGGCTCGGCCGAATCCCTTCGGGGGGCCGGTTGCCGCGTGTTGGTGACCGAGATCGACCCGATCTGCGCGTTGCAGGCGGCCATGGACGGCTACGAAGTGGTGACAATGGATGAAGCCGCCACCCGCGCGAATATCTTCGTGACGGCCACCGGCAACATCAACATCATCAAGCCGCGTCACTTCCAAACCATGCGCGACAAAGCCGTGGTCTGTAACATCGGCCACTTCGACAACGAGATCGACATGGCGTGGCTGAATGCCAACTACGGTCAGACCAAGGTGCAGATCAAACCGCAGGTGGACCTGTACGAGATCGACGGCAAAGAGGTCATCGTGTTGGCCGAAGGTCGTTTGGTCAACCTGGGTTGTGCCATGGGCCACCCTTCGTTTGTAATGTCCAACTCGTTCTGTAACCAAACACTGGCGCAGATTGAGCTGTACACCAACCCCGGTAAATACGAAAAGCAGGTATATATCTTACCCAAGCACCTCGACGAAAAAGTGGCGAAACTCCATCTCGAACACATCGGGGCGAAATTGGAGATCCTCGAAGAAGAGCAGGCTTCTTACATCGGCGTGACCGTGGCCGGGCCGTTCAAGTCGGAGATGTATCGGTATTAA
- the metK gene encoding methionine adenosyltransferase produces MSYLFTSESVSEGHPDKVADQISDALIDHFMAFDPKSKVACETLVTTGQVVLAGEVNTKTYLDVQQIARDVIAKIGYTKAEYMFEAHSCGVLSALHEQSADINQGVDRQTADDFESKANAQGAGDQGMMFGYATRETDNFMPLALDLSHKILEELAAIRRENKRIKYLRPDAKSQVTIEYSDTNKPIRIDTIVVSTQHDDFAADEAMLATIRKDIIGYVIPRVKAKLKPSLRKLFNDRITYHINPTGKFVIGGPHGDTGLTGRKIIVDTYGGKGAHGGGAFSGKDPSKVDRSAAYATRHIAKNLVAAGVCDEVLVQVSYAIGVAKPCGLYVNTYGTAKVKGENGKKLSDGEIAKLVESVFDLRPYAIEQRLKLRNPIYSETAAYGHMGREPRMVTKVFENAGQRAEVEVELFTWEKLDYVDAVKAAFGL; encoded by the coding sequence ATGTCTTATTTATTCACTTCAGAATCGGTGTCGGAAGGTCATCCCGATAAAGTAGCTGACCAAATTTCAGATGCACTCATCGACCATTTCATGGCCTTTGATCCCAAATCCAAAGTGGCCTGCGAAACCCTGGTGACCACGGGGCAGGTTGTTTTGGCCGGTGAAGTCAACACCAAAACCTACCTGGATGTGCAGCAGATTGCCCGCGATGTGATCGCAAAGATCGGCTACACCAAAGCCGAATACATGTTTGAAGCCCATTCCTGCGGGGTATTGTCGGCCCTGCATGAGCAATCGGCCGACATCAATCAGGGCGTAGACCGCCAAACGGCCGATGATTTTGAAAGCAAAGCCAACGCGCAGGGGGCCGGTGATCAGGGAATGATGTTTGGCTACGCCACGCGCGAAACCGACAACTTCATGCCTTTGGCGCTGGACCTGTCGCACAAGATACTGGAAGAACTGGCGGCCATCCGTCGCGAGAACAAGCGCATCAAATACCTTCGTCCCGATGCCAAGTCGCAGGTGACGATCGAATATTCGGATACCAACAAGCCGATTCGTATTGACACGATCGTGGTCTCGACGCAGCACGATGATTTTGCGGCCGACGAGGCGATGCTGGCCACGATCCGCAAAGACATCATCGGCTATGTGATCCCGCGGGTGAAAGCCAAGCTCAAGCCTTCCTTGCGTAAATTGTTCAATGACCGGATCACGTACCACATCAACCCGACGGGCAAATTTGTGATCGGCGGCCCGCACGGCGATACGGGACTGACGGGTCGGAAGATCATTGTGGACACGTATGGGGGCAAGGGTGCCCACGGCGGGGGAGCCTTCTCGGGCAAAGATCCCTCGAAGGTGGACCGTTCGGCGGCCTATGCCACGCGCCACATTGCCAAGAACCTGGTGGCGGCGGGTGTGTGCGACGAAGTGCTGGTGCAGGTATCGTACGCCATCGGGGTGGCTAAGCCCTGCGGATTGTACGTGAACACGTACGGCACGGCGAAGGTGAAGGGCGAGAACGGGAAGAAATTGAGCGACGGCGAGATTGCCAAGCTGGTAGAAAGCGTCTTTGATTTGCGGCCGTATGCCATTGAGCAGCGGTTGAAGCTTCGCAATCCGATCTATTCGGAGACGGCGGCGTACGGCCACATGGGCCGGGAGCCCAGAATGGTGACGAAGGTATTCGAAAATGCAGGTCAGCGGGCAGAAGTGGAGGTGGAGCTGTTTACGTGGGAGAAGCTCGATTACGTCGACGCGGTGAAAGCGGCGTTTGGACTTTAG
- a CDS encoding Uma2 family endonuclease, translating into MGQPEYQNRLSIEEYLALEKETDTKYEYHDGEVYAMAGGTPTHSLIANNAGRSFGNALLGKRCYTYNSDLRVATSRNKYVYPDVSVVCGKVTFFEEFKNAATNPVLIVEVLSEETGAYDRGGKFMRYRMIASFREYVLIDQRLPFVEVFYKNDLNTWEYRAYTDLEGLIHFHSLEVDIPMADLYLGVDFPPFDLDNWRLL; encoded by the coding sequence ATGGGACAGCCGGAATATCAAAACCGTTTAAGTATTGAAGAGTATTTAGCATTGGAAAAAGAAACCGACACCAAATACGAATACCACGACGGTGAGGTCTATGCCATGGCCGGCGGCACACCTACGCACAGCCTGATTGCCAACAATGCCGGACGTAGCTTCGGGAACGCCCTTTTAGGGAAGCGTTGTTACACGTACAACAGTGATCTGCGCGTGGCTACCTCGCGCAATAAATATGTCTATCCGGATGTGTCGGTCGTATGCGGGAAGGTTACCTTTTTTGAAGAATTTAAAAATGCGGCCACGAATCCGGTATTGATCGTTGAGGTATTGTCAGAAGAAACGGGAGCCTATGATCGTGGAGGAAAATTCATGCGTTACCGGATGATAGCCTCTTTCCGTGAGTATGTGTTGATCGACCAACGATTGCCTTTTGTGGAAGTGTTTTACAAAAATGACCTGAATACATGGGAGTATCGGGCGTATACTGATTTAGAGGGGCTGATTCATTTCCATTCATTGGAGGTGGACATTCCGATGGCAGATCTTTACCTTGGGGTCGATTTCCCGCCTTTTGATCTTGACAATTGGCGATTATTGTAG
- a CDS encoding sialidase family protein, with translation MKSIITLFLSLCIHFKSYSQSITLPKLTFTEIQALQFPEEGQILYDLTFKCLRVYNGTKWISTTQNSGMGVEDYTSLSKVYGETFVNTALPVSKFETETYAHSSYIKIINNTCYVLYMCNDKENFEGGINQKIRLSTFNLLMPTQKTITEIAQPSQTSGSFTLDNMGLQVPNMLQISQDTLRLFFRGSVSKNRTILYRDYSLTTGALTNFKTVKATIARNQSIVPLNLLNVYAHLDYLFGPGHGIGEIQDFFMTSEIEKIDDALYSVISVGSGLGKTTTSILVKSTDNGATWSFLGAPDPRFLPGTNSMVTKYMWEGAITSSSTEIYLFCRSVNNGITLTKANKSNLYNFTIPIKIWNTGNAKPLVFNYPGIGLIGLFESSSSIEPNLLSNRTALDVVRISNNYSAFTKLYTISDYSGIHTPSYCLYNNEIFISYTGDKLRRTPKNCGQIFFSRLKRNSF, from the coding sequence ATGAAATCTATCATTACCCTATTCTTATCCCTTTGCATTCATTTTAAATCTTATTCTCAATCTATTACACTGCCTAAATTAACTTTTACTGAAATTCAGGCTTTACAATTTCCCGAGGAGGGCCAAATCCTGTATGACCTAACCTTCAAATGTCTAAGAGTATATAACGGCACTAAATGGATAAGCACCACACAAAATTCAGGCATGGGTGTTGAAGACTACACGTCTCTGTCTAAGGTATACGGAGAAACTTTTGTCAATACAGCACTGCCTGTCTCTAAATTTGAAACTGAAACGTATGCTCACAGCAGCTACATCAAAATAATTAACAATACATGCTACGTATTGTACATGTGTAATGATAAAGAAAATTTTGAAGGAGGTATCAATCAAAAAATTAGACTATCTACTTTTAACCTGCTTATGCCTACCCAAAAAACAATAACAGAAATTGCACAACCTTCGCAAACATCGGGATCTTTTACTCTGGATAATATGGGATTACAGGTACCAAATATGCTACAAATAAGTCAGGACACTTTACGCTTATTTTTTAGAGGTTCCGTCTCAAAGAACAGAACGATACTTTACCGTGATTATTCTTTAACAACAGGGGCTTTGACAAACTTCAAAACGGTAAAAGCTACAATTGCGCGTAACCAATCTATTGTGCCTCTTAACTTACTCAATGTTTATGCTCACCTTGATTATCTTTTTGGTCCTGGACATGGTATTGGTGAGATTCAGGATTTTTTTATGACAAGCGAAATAGAAAAAATTGATGATGCGCTCTATTCTGTAATCAGTGTAGGGTCTGGCTTAGGTAAAACAACTACCAGTATTTTAGTCAAAAGCACCGACAATGGTGCCACTTGGAGTTTCTTGGGCGCCCCTGATCCACGATTTTTACCGGGAACAAACAGCATGGTTACTAAATACATGTGGGAAGGTGCTATTACTTCAAGTTCAACAGAAATTTATTTGTTTTGCCGAAGTGTAAACAATGGAATTACGCTTACGAAAGCAAATAAGAGTAATTTATATAATTTTACAATTCCAATAAAGATTTGGAACACTGGAAATGCTAAGCCATTGGTATTCAACTACCCTGGCATTGGGCTTATTGGTTTGTTTGAAAGTTCCAGCAGCATCGAACCAAATTTATTAAGTAATAGAACAGCTCTTGACGTAGTAAGAATCTCCAATAATTACTCAGCTTTTACGAAATTGTATACAATTTCCGATTATTCAGGAATACATACGCCTTCATATTGCCTGTACAATAATGAAATATTTATTTCATATACAGGAGATAAACTCCGTAGGACACCTAAAAATTGTGGTCAAATTTTCTTTTCGAGACTAAAGAGAAATTCCTTTTAG
- a CDS encoding S9 family peptidase yields the protein MKRIRFLFLFLFVQTALYAQFNRGVQWTEDGNGYRRIENNEIVQYTLPDVQKTVLITAKQLTPSGKSEPLPVRSYEFSQDGRKALIYTNTARVWRYDTRGDYWVLDLDKNTLTQVGKARPVSSLMFAKFSPDGKKVAYVSERNIFSEDLTTGKVTQLTKDGTSRLINGTFDWVYEEEFDCRDGFRWSPDSRNIAYWQIDATQIRNFLMINNTDSIYAFNVPVEYPKVGERPSPYKIGVVSAAGGATKWMLTPGDPGNTYVPRMEWANANELIFEQLNRKQNLAKCLYADIKTGRTTEFYTDSDDAWVETKSSYSWSDSPTGWDWLNGGKEFLWMSEKDGWRHLYRVSRDGKTEKCITVGEYDVIGVVQVDEKNNFAYFMASPDNATQTYLFRVKLDGSGKAERMSPAGQAGVHRYDISPNGAWASHSFSNANTAPMTEWLRLPEHKALKESDDISKKLAAQTSPKKKVEFFTVKTEDGISLDGWMVKPDNFDPTKKYPIVFSVYGEPASSTVMDRWGTGRNGLYAGDMAKDGYIYASVDNRGTPSPRGRAWRKAIYRKIGNVNIRDLAMGAKALFAQHPFIDTDRVAVHGWSGGGSSTLNLLFQYPDLFKTGIAVAAVADQLTYDNVYQERYMGIPQENREDFVSGSPISHAKNLRDTQHLLYIHGTGDDNVHYQNAERLVNELVKHNRQFQFMAYPNRSHGIYEGEGTSRHLNTLFTKFLKEHCPPGAK from the coding sequence ATGAAACGCATCCGGTTCTTATTTCTTTTTCTTTTTGTCCAAACGGCGCTCTATGCGCAGTTCAATCGGGGGGTTCAGTGGACCGAAGACGGCAACGGCTACCGTCGCATTGAAAATAATGAGATCGTTCAGTATACTCTGCCCGATGTACAGAAAACGGTGCTGATCACTGCCAAACAATTGACCCCTTCGGGCAAGAGCGAGCCTCTGCCCGTGAGGAGTTATGAATTTTCACAGGATGGCCGCAAGGCGTTGATCTACACCAACACCGCCCGCGTGTGGCGCTACGATACCCGCGGCGATTATTGGGTGCTGGACCTGGATAAAAATACCCTCACGCAGGTAGGCAAAGCCCGCCCGGTGTCGTCATTGATGTTTGCTAAATTTTCACCCGACGGTAAGAAAGTGGCCTACGTCAGCGAACGAAATATTTTCTCGGAAGACTTAACCACGGGTAAAGTGACCCAACTGACCAAAGACGGCACTTCCCGCCTGATCAACGGTACGTTTGACTGGGTGTACGAAGAAGAGTTTGATTGCCGCGACGGTTTCCGCTGGAGTCCCGACAGCCGCAACATCGCCTATTGGCAAATTGATGCGACCCAAATCCGTAACTTTCTGATGATCAACAACACGGACTCTATTTATGCCTTCAACGTGCCGGTAGAATACCCAAAAGTGGGAGAGCGGCCATCCCCCTATAAGATCGGCGTGGTCAGTGCGGCCGGTGGAGCCACCAAGTGGATGCTGACCCCCGGTGATCCCGGAAATACCTACGTTCCCCGCATGGAATGGGCCAACGCCAATGAGTTGATCTTTGAGCAACTGAATCGTAAACAAAACCTGGCTAAATGCCTGTATGCAGACATCAAAACGGGACGTACAACGGAGTTTTATACCGACAGCGACGATGCCTGGGTAGAAACCAAAAGCAGCTATTCGTGGTCCGACAGTCCGACCGGCTGGGATTGGCTCAACGGGGGCAAAGAGTTTTTGTGGATGAGTGAAAAAGACGGCTGGCGGCACCTGTACCGCGTCTCGCGCGATGGGAAAACGGAAAAGTGCATCACCGTCGGCGAGTATGATGTCATCGGGGTGGTACAGGTCGATGAGAAGAATAACTTTGCGTATTTCATGGCATCGCCCGACAATGCCACTCAAACCTACCTCTTTCGCGTAAAACTCGACGGAAGCGGCAAAGCGGAGCGGATGTCACCAGCCGGCCAGGCGGGAGTGCATCGGTACGATATATCCCCCAACGGGGCTTGGGCCTCGCACTCGTTTTCCAATGCCAATACCGCTCCCATGACGGAGTGGCTGCGCCTGCCCGAGCACAAAGCCCTGAAAGAAAGCGATGATATTTCGAAGAAATTGGCCGCGCAGACCTCTCCCAAGAAAAAAGTGGAATTCTTTACCGTAAAAACGGAAGACGGAATTTCGTTGGACGGATGGATGGTCAAACCCGACAATTTTGACCCGACCAAAAAATACCCGATCGTCTTTTCTGTCTACGGCGAACCGGCCAGCTCGACCGTGATGGACCGCTGGGGAACGGGCCGCAACGGACTCTACGCGGGCGATATGGCCAAAGATGGCTATATCTACGCATCAGTCGACAACCGGGGAACGCCTTCCCCACGAGGCCGCGCCTGGCGCAAAGCGATCTACCGCAAGATCGGTAACGTCAACATTCGGGATCTGGCCATGGGCGCAAAGGCGCTTTTTGCCCAACACCCTTTCATCGATACCGACCGCGTGGCCGTACACGGATGGAGCGGGGGAGGGTCTTCTACGCTAAATCTCCTCTTTCAATACCCCGACCTGTTCAAAACGGGGATTGCCGTGGCCGCCGTAGCCGATCAACTTACGTATGATAATGTTTATCAGGAACGGTACATGGGCATTCCGCAGGAAAACCGCGAGGATTTTGTCAGCGGCTCACCCATCAGTCACGCCAAAAACCTGCGCGACACCCAACATCTGCTGTACATCCACGGCACGGGCGACGATAACGTGCATTACCAAAACGCCGAAAGACTCGTCAATGAGTTGGTCAAGCACAACAGGCAATTCCAATTTATGGCTTATCCCAACCGTTCGCACGGCATTTACGAAGGTGAGGGTACTTCACGGCATTTGAATACGCTCTTCACGAAGTTCTTAAAAGAACATTGTCCTCCGGGGGCGAAGTAG
- a CDS encoding M48 family metalloprotease: protein MERSRIGGRLLIGLIMAVVALFGYFNKSQVNPITGKTQHVSLTPEEEITLGLQSAPQMAAEFGGLYQDQKVQDLVKKVGQGIVQNTEVKNGPYQFDFHVLADPETVNAFAVPGGQIFITMGLLKRLKSEDQLAGVLGHEIGHVVGRHSAQQIAKQELLGGLAGAASVAMSDPNSPNGSAYIAQYVANLVNLKYGREDELESDDFGVKFMVETGRNPEAMVEVMEILAEAGGPNRPAEFQSSHPSPENRIAKIKAAMAKYRQ from the coding sequence ATGGAACGTTCACGCATTGGTGGTCGGTTACTGATTGGTTTAATCATGGCCGTGGTAGCGTTGTTTGGATACTTTAATAAATCTCAGGTGAACCCCATCACCGGCAAAACGCAGCACGTAAGCCTGACACCCGAAGAAGAGATAACCCTGGGCCTGCAAAGTGCCCCGCAGATGGCCGCGGAGTTCGGTGGATTGTATCAGGATCAAAAAGTACAGGACTTGGTAAAAAAAGTAGGACAGGGCATTGTGCAGAATACCGAAGTGAAAAACGGCCCCTATCAGTTTGATTTTCACGTACTGGCCGATCCCGAAACCGTCAATGCCTTTGCCGTTCCGGGTGGGCAGATCTTTATCACAATGGGCCTGCTCAAACGCCTCAAAAGTGAAGATCAGTTGGCGGGGGTACTGGGACACGAGATCGGCCACGTGGTAGGCCGGCATTCGGCGCAGCAGATCGCCAAGCAGGAGTTGCTCGGCGGCTTGGCGGGCGCGGCATCGGTAGCCATGTCTGACCCCAATTCTCCCAACGGCAGTGCGTACATTGCCCAGTACGTGGCGAATCTGGTCAATCTCAAATACGGTCGGGAAGATGAATTGGAATCGGATGACTTCGGCGTAAAGTTTATGGTTGAAACCGGAAGAAACCCCGAGGCCATGGTCGAGGTGATGGAAATCCTGGCTGAAGCAGGTGGTCCGAACCGTCCGGCGGAATTCCAAAGTTCCCACCCCAGCCCCGAAAACCGCATTGCCAAGATCAAAGCCGCCATGGCAAAATATAGACAATAA